A part of Miscanthus floridulus cultivar M001 chromosome 6, ASM1932011v1, whole genome shotgun sequence genomic DNA contains:
- the LOC136457718 gene encoding late embryogenesis abundant protein B19.1A-like, whose protein sequence is MASQQAELQDPEIREALDRRVREEGGTVVKGGTGGTSLEAQERLAEGRKKGGRSRTAESDKERAEKEGGVLIEPDEKQLQEAMKDIGRN, encoded by the exons ATGGCGTCGCAGCAGGCGGAGCTGCAGGACCCCGAGATCCGGGAGGCGCTGGACCGCCGCGTCCGCGAGGAAGGCGGGACCGTCGTCAAGGGCGGCACCGGCGGGACCAGCCTCGAGGCCCAGGAGCGCCTCGCCGAAG GACGTAAGAAGGGAGGGCGGAGCCGCACGGCGGAGTCCGACAAGGAGCGCGCCGAGAAGGAGGGCGGCGTGCTCATCGAGCCCGACGAGAAGCAGCTCCAGGAGGCCATGAAGGACATCGGCCGCAACTGA
- the LOC136457720 gene encoding major pollen allergen Lol p 5b-like, producing MEKKVMMNTRLAVAAVVLLFGLLLAGQEAAAAGYAPATEAAPATEATPTTDAAEATPATPSEGKARASYGKASKAECEVPGTCDVKLAAADSTRPGAEANPYTRGCSKITGCRG from the coding sequence ATGGAGAAGAAGGTGATGATGAACACGAGGCTGGCCGTGGCGGCCGTGGTGCTGTTATTTGGCCTGCTGCTGGCCGGGCAGGAGGCCGCCGCTGCCGGGTACGCCCCCGCCACCGAGGCCGCCCCCGCCACCGAGGCAACCCCCACCACCGATGCCGCGGAAGCGACGCCGGCGACGCCCAGCGAGGGCAAGGCCAGGGCCAGCTACGGCAAGGCTAGCAAGGCCGAGTGCGAGGTCCCCGGCACTTGCGACGTGAAGCTCGCCGCCGCCGACAGCACTCGCCCGGGGGCGGAGGCCAACCCATACACCCGTGGCTGTAGCAAGATCACTGGGTGCCGCGGCTGA
- the LOC136457719 gene encoding protein RALF-like 13 — MAVAANTARLAMVAAAVLCLLLATEPQEAAGADQGQYLSYDKVLSCKALGNCEKNQGPEDKRPGKPANDYTRGCSKIFKCRG; from the coding sequence atggcggtggcggcgaaCACGGCTAGGCtggccatggtggcggcggcggtgctgtgCCTGCTGCTGGCGACGGAGCCGCAGGAGGCCGCCGGCGCCGATCAGGGGCAGTACTTATCGTATGACAAGGTGCTCAGCTGCAAGGCGCTGGGCAACTGCGAGAAGAACCAGGGCCCCGAGGACAAACGCCCCGGGAAGCCGGCCAACGACTACACCCGCGGCTGCAGCAAGATCTTCAAGTGCCGCGGCTGA